One region of Vibrio pelagius genomic DNA includes:
- the oppC gene encoding oligopeptide ABC transporter permease OppC, with protein MLKKKENLEAIEKFSENLEIEGRSLWQDARIRFMRNKAAMVSLFILTLMVLAVIFLPMLAQYTYDDTDWYAMHVGPNADHWFGTDSLGRDLYVRTLIGGRISLMVGVMGAFVAVLIGTLYGAASGFIGGRTDRVMMRILEILYAVPFMFLVIVLVTFFGRNIVLIFVAIGAIAWLDMARIVRGQTLSLRSKEFIEAAHVCGVSKWKIITRHIVPNVLGIVAVYSTLLIPSMILTESSLSFLGLGVQEPMTSWGALLQEGSQTMEVAIWQLAFPAAFMVVTLFCFNYVGDGLRDALDPKDR; from the coding sequence ATGTTGAAGAAAAAAGAAAATTTAGAAGCGATCGAAAAGTTCTCTGAGAACTTAGAAATTGAAGGTCGTAGTTTGTGGCAAGATGCGCGTATTCGTTTTATGCGTAACAAAGCTGCGATGGTGAGCCTGTTTATCCTAACACTGATGGTATTGGCGGTTATCTTCCTACCAATGCTGGCTCAATACACTTATGACGATACTGACTGGTACGCAATGCATGTTGGTCCTAATGCTGATCACTGGTTTGGTACCGATAGCTTAGGTCGTGACCTTTACGTACGTACTCTCATTGGCGGACGTATCTCGTTGATGGTTGGTGTGATGGGTGCCTTCGTAGCGGTATTGATTGGTACGCTTTACGGTGCTGCTTCAGGCTTCATTGGCGGTCGTACTGACCGAGTGATGATGCGTATCCTTGAGATCTTGTACGCGGTTCCATTCATGTTCCTAGTTATCGTACTAGTAACCTTCTTTGGTCGTAATATTGTACTTATCTTCGTTGCAATCGGTGCTATTGCTTGGCTAGATATGGCGCGTATTGTACGTGGTCAAACGTTGAGCCTACGCAGTAAAGAGTTCATTGAAGCTGCACACGTATGTGGTGTAAGCAAATGGAAGATCATTACACGTCACATTGTTCCAAACGTACTGGGTATCGTAGCGGTTTACTCAACTCTACTTATCCCAAGCATGATCCTGACGGAATCATCCCTATCTTTCCTTGGTCTTGGTGTTCAAGAGCCTATGACAAGCTGGGGCGCACTACTTCAAGAAGGTTCGCAGACGATGGAAGTTGCTATCTGGCAACTGGCATTCCCTGCAGCATTCATGGTAGTCACGCTGTTCTGCTTTAACTATGTAGGTGACGGCCTGCGCGACGCGCTTGATCCAAAAGACAGATAA
- a CDS encoding ABC transporter substrate-binding protein translates to MKTGSNWSSVVLLSMAVLIYSSVSLASSAKVSISQIIDHPDLNAAHKGLIDGLKVHGYENGKNLELTSQVADGRPAQAAKIARELVSKNPHVLVGIATPSSQALVSATRTIPVVFTAVTDPVGARLVRRLENPGRNVTGLSDLSPVHQHINLIKQLMPDVDSIGVVYNPGESNAVALISILKAAAKQHGLVLHIEPVFTVDEVEEKTRIVAAKSDVVYAMTDNTVASAIDDLIRASDSQNTPVVAGTTAYVKNGAVIGAGLDYYQIGLETAEYVAAILEGEEPGNLDVKTPNRAALKVNLEALKKFQITLPSSILGQATVVQ, encoded by the coding sequence ATGAAAACAGGGTCGAATTGGTCGAGTGTCGTCTTATTGAGTATGGCTGTGCTTATCTATTCTAGTGTCTCACTGGCTAGTAGTGCGAAAGTTTCTATCTCTCAGATTATTGATCACCCTGATCTGAATGCCGCACATAAAGGTCTGATTGATGGCCTAAAGGTACATGGCTATGAAAATGGAAAAAATTTAGAGCTGACATCACAAGTCGCAGACGGCAGGCCAGCACAAGCGGCTAAAATTGCCAGAGAGTTAGTGAGTAAAAACCCACACGTGTTAGTCGGGATTGCGACGCCATCTTCTCAAGCGCTGGTTTCAGCAACGCGCACTATCCCCGTTGTGTTTACTGCGGTAACAGACCCGGTTGGTGCTCGATTAGTGAGACGTTTGGAAAATCCGGGTCGTAATGTAACGGGGTTGTCCGATCTCTCCCCTGTACATCAACATATCAATCTTATTAAGCAGCTGATGCCTGATGTTGACTCTATCGGTGTTGTTTATAATCCTGGGGAGTCTAACGCGGTTGCTTTGATCTCTATATTGAAAGCGGCTGCTAAACAGCACGGTTTAGTACTGCATATCGAGCCAGTATTTACCGTTGACGAAGTAGAAGAGAAAACGCGTATCGTGGCCGCTAAATCTGATGTGGTCTATGCGATGACGGATAACACAGTAGCGAGCGCCATTGATGACTTGATCCGAGCATCCGACAGTCAGAACACACCAGTTGTTGCTGGGACTACCGCGTATGTCAAAAATGGTGCCGTCATCGGCGCTGGTCTTGATTACTACCAAATTGGTCTGGAAACTGCGGAGTATGTTGCTGCAATTCTTGAAGGGGAAGAGCCAGGTAATTTGGACGTCAAAACTCCGAATCGAGCGGCGTTGAAAGTGAATTTGGAAGCCTTGAAAAAGTTCCAAATCACTCTGCCTTCGTCAATTTTAGGCCAAGCGACAGTCGTGCAATAA
- the yfbV gene encoding terminus macrodomain insulation protein YfbV, whose protein sequence is MSNRVGLASSLKDGQKYMDLWPVRKELNAIFPEQRIIKATRFGIKVMPAIAAISILTQMVFNNYQAMPQAVVMALFAISLPLQGMWWLGNRSNTQLPPALVSWYRELHEKIIETGFALEPMKSRPRYKELAIILNRAFRQLDKSSMERWF, encoded by the coding sequence ATGAGCAATAGAGTTGGGTTAGCCAGTAGTCTAAAAGATGGCCAAAAGTACATGGATCTCTGGCCTGTCAGAAAAGAGTTAAATGCGATCTTTCCCGAGCAACGTATCATTAAGGCAACTCGTTTTGGCATTAAAGTAATGCCAGCGATCGCTGCGATCAGCATTTTAACACAGATGGTCTTCAACAATTATCAAGCGATGCCGCAAGCTGTCGTTATGGCGTTATTCGCGATTAGTTTGCCACTTCAAGGTATGTGGTGGTTAGGCAACCGCTCCAACACTCAACTGCCACCGGCACTCGTATCTTGGTATCGTGAACTGCACGAAAAGATTATAGAAACTGGCTTTGCGCTAGAGCCTATGAAATCACGTCCGCGCTACAAAGAGTTAGCCATTATTTTGAATCGCGCTTTCCGACAACTGGACAAGTCTTCTATGGAACGTTGGTTCTAG
- a CDS encoding ABC transporter ATP-binding protein yields the protein MSLLDVKDLRVEFTTQDGIVTAVNDLNFSLNQGETLGIVGESGSGKSQTVFSIMGLLAKNGIISGSAKFEGKEILNLPEKELNKVRAEQIAMIFQDPMTSLNPYMKVSDQLMEVLMLHKGMGKAEAFEESVRMLEAVKIPEARKRITMYPHEFSGGMRQRVMIAMALLCRPKLLIADEPTTALDVTIQAQIMELLNELKDEFNTAIIMITHDLGVVAGSCDKVLVMYAGRTMEYGTVDEIFYNPSHPYAEGLLKAIPRLDTEGEILPTIPGNPPNLLRLPPGCPYQDRCHRVMDRCKQEAPILTPFGNDRQRACFSDWEAWKK from the coding sequence ATGAGCTTATTAGATGTCAAAGACCTGCGCGTCGAATTTACCACTCAAGATGGTATCGTAACCGCAGTAAATGACTTGAACTTCTCACTTAACCAAGGCGAAACGCTGGGTATTGTGGGTGAGTCAGGTTCAGGTAAATCACAGACTGTATTCTCTATCATGGGGTTGCTGGCAAAAAACGGCATCATCTCTGGTAGTGCAAAATTCGAAGGTAAAGAGATTCTTAACCTTCCAGAAAAAGAGCTAAATAAGGTTCGAGCTGAACAGATCGCGATGATCTTCCAAGATCCAATGACGTCGCTTAACCCTTATATGAAGGTGAGCGATCAGTTGATGGAAGTGCTGATGCTGCATAAAGGCATGGGCAAAGCAGAAGCGTTTGAAGAATCTGTACGAATGCTTGAAGCTGTTAAAATTCCAGAAGCGCGTAAGCGTATCACCATGTATCCGCACGAGTTTTCTGGCGGTATGCGTCAGCGTGTAATGATCGCAATGGCGCTACTTTGTCGTCCTAAGCTGCTGATCGCCGATGAACCGACAACAGCATTAGACGTAACCATTCAAGCACAAATCATGGAGCTGCTGAACGAGCTGAAGGATGAGTTCAACACGGCAATCATCATGATTACCCACGACTTGGGTGTTGTTGCGGGTTCTTGTGACAAAGTACTTGTTATGTACGCAGGTCGTACAATGGAATACGGCACAGTAGATGAAATCTTCTACAACCCAAGCCACCCATACGCGGAAGGTCTGTTGAAAGCGATCCCTCGTCTTGATACTGAAGGTGAGATTCTTCCTACCATCCCAGGCAACCCGCCAAACTTACTTCGTCTACCACCAGGCTGTCCTTACCAAGACCGCTGTCACCGTGTGATGGACCGTTGTAAGCAAGAAGCGCCGATTTTGACGCCATTTGGAAATGACCGTCAACGTGCCTGTTTTTCTGATTGGGAGGCTTGGAAAAAATGA
- the malZ gene encoding maltodextrin glucosidase, with protein MHPYLFHAQTCDYVRLDQRVLTLKLHTDREDWTKVQVRHEPDNEEYLVDMLLVGKQGRLFVWEAKIPLNSDQSITHYTFKLLSNTGQFWLDSQGVHLRMPSRAHHFKYNADHQPPSWVAEQVFYQIFPERFCNGNSEISVQPGEYRLKEGTLDVVVKEWGTEVEGHNGTGAAEFFGGDLAGIHSKLNYLQDLGITALYLNPIFESPSNHKYDTTDYYKVDSHFGTNQEFAALSADLHSRGMRVVLDAVFNHTSVEHPWFDKSGKSGAGAFGQPNSEYRDYYFFNGDDAKSYVGWKGINSLPVLNFSNDSVRDYIYQSEDSVIKHWLKAPYGIDGWRFDVIHMLGEGEGAYNNAHYVREFRNAAKSQNPDAYILGEHFFEATSWLQGDQEDGSMNYYGFAHPVRALLAKQDIAYDPIDISMRDFSDWLAEARAKVPWQNQLSQLNQLDSHDTARFISLLDGDAQKQAIALTLLMTYVGTPCLYYGTEVGLEGGQDPDNRRCFPWGEEQTSNWFAFTQRLIQLRHDRQSLQTGAYQELYCDDNVLVYARSLDQEHTLVAINLGTYASEVTLPVWKLGLESGDLSVPFCENSVLNMNDGQLQLSIDPISSLVLVN; from the coding sequence ATGCATCCTTATCTATTCCATGCTCAAACTTGCGACTATGTTCGACTTGATCAAAGAGTGCTTACTTTAAAACTCCACACCGATCGTGAAGACTGGACTAAAGTGCAAGTGCGTCATGAGCCAGATAATGAAGAGTACTTGGTGGATATGTTATTGGTCGGGAAACAAGGACGGCTCTTTGTCTGGGAAGCGAAGATCCCACTTAACTCTGATCAGTCTATTACTCACTATACTTTTAAGCTATTGAGTAACACAGGCCAATTTTGGTTGGACTCACAAGGCGTTCACTTGCGGATGCCAAGCCGTGCGCATCACTTTAAGTACAATGCTGATCATCAACCGCCAAGCTGGGTTGCTGAGCAAGTGTTTTACCAGATTTTCCCAGAACGTTTTTGTAACGGGAACTCCGAGATTAGTGTTCAGCCTGGCGAGTACCGATTAAAAGAGGGCACTCTTGATGTAGTAGTAAAAGAATGGGGTACCGAGGTCGAAGGTCACAATGGCACAGGTGCTGCGGAGTTCTTCGGTGGAGATTTAGCAGGTATACATAGCAAACTCAACTACTTGCAAGACTTAGGTATTACGGCACTGTACTTGAATCCAATCTTCGAATCGCCGAGCAATCATAAATACGACACTACCGATTATTACAAAGTCGATTCTCATTTTGGCACCAATCAAGAGTTTGCGGCTCTGTCAGCTGATTTGCATTCACGAGGAATGAGAGTGGTATTAGATGCGGTGTTTAACCACACGTCGGTAGAGCATCCATGGTTTGATAAATCAGGCAAAAGTGGTGCCGGGGCTTTTGGGCAGCCGAACTCTGAATATCGTGACTATTACTTTTTCAATGGCGATGACGCAAAAAGTTACGTCGGTTGGAAAGGTATCAACTCTCTGCCCGTATTGAACTTCTCCAATGATTCGGTTCGAGACTACATCTATCAATCAGAAGATTCGGTGATTAAACACTGGCTTAAAGCACCCTATGGCATTGATGGATGGCGTTTTGATGTGATCCATATGCTTGGCGAAGGCGAGGGTGCATACAACAATGCTCACTACGTGAGAGAGTTTCGTAACGCGGCAAAAAGCCAAAACCCTGATGCCTACATACTCGGAGAGCATTTCTTTGAAGCGACCTCGTGGCTACAGGGAGACCAAGAAGATGGCTCGATGAACTACTACGGCTTTGCTCATCCCGTTCGCGCTCTTTTGGCTAAGCAAGACATTGCTTATGATCCAATTGATATCAGTATGCGAGATTTCTCTGATTGGTTAGCTGAAGCTCGTGCAAAAGTGCCTTGGCAGAATCAACTGTCTCAATTGAATCAACTAGACAGTCATGATACTGCGCGTTTTATCTCATTGCTTGACGGTGATGCACAGAAACAAGCTATTGCTCTGACGTTACTGATGACCTACGTCGGAACACCTTGCCTTTACTACGGTACTGAAGTGGGACTAGAAGGTGGTCAAGACCCAGATAACCGACGTTGTTTCCCGTGGGGAGAAGAACAGACGTCGAACTGGTTTGCCTTTACTCAGAGACTCATTCAGTTGAGACATGATCGCCAAAGTTTGCAAACAGGTGCTTACCAAGAGCTTTACTGTGACGACAACGTGTTGGTTTATGCTCGAAGCTTGGATCAAGAACACACGTTAGTTGCCATAAACCTTGGCACATATGCCTCTGAGGTGACACTTCCAGTATGGAAACTGGGTCTTGAATCTGGTGATTTGAGCGTTCCATTTTGCGAAAACTCGGTGTTGAATATGAATGATGGACAGTTGCAGTTATCAATAGATCCTATCTCTTCTTTAGTGCTTGTGAACTAA
- the pta gene encoding phosphate acetyltransferase → MSRTIMLIPTSAGVGLTSASMGVLRAMERKGVKVSFYKPISQPRSGGDQPDLTSTIVGKNSDVKIGQPLAMSVAENLIGNDNMDELLETVVERYNQINNDADVTLIEGLVPTRKHPFANQVNAEIAATLGAEIVLVATPGTDNPAQLKERIEVACSNFGGTKNKNISGVIINKLNAPVDEAGRTRPDLSEIFDDSDSAKQSELKVMEIFNTSPIRVLGCVPWSIELIATRAADMASHLNAEIVNEGELNTRRIKSITFCARSLPHMIEHFKPGSLLVTSADRPDVIVAAALAAMNGVEIGAVLLTGGYDIPAEIQDLIKPALESGLPIFKAQGNTWQTSLNLQSFSLEVPADDKERIEFINEHVAGHIDGNWIESMTEGTQKSRRLSPPAFRYQLTEFARKAAKRIVLPEGDEPRTVKAAAICAERGIAECVLLGNPEEIKRVAAQQGVELGAGVKIINSDEVRENYVARLVELRGAKGMTEVVAREKLQDSVFLGTMMLENDEVDGLVSGAVHTTANTIVPPFQIIKTAPDASIVSSVFFMLLPDQVLVYGDCAINPDPTAEQLAEIAIQSADSAAAFGIEPRVAMISYSTGESGKGADVDKVREATKLAKEKRPDLIIDGPLQYDAAIMENVAASKAPNSPVAGKATVFVFPDLNTGNTTYKAVQRSADLVSIGPMLQGMRKPVNDLSRGALVDDIVYTVALTAIQAAQADQAKEKVVN, encoded by the coding sequence ATGTCTCGTACTATTATGCTTATCCCTACTAGTGCTGGTGTTGGTCTAACTAGCGCAAGCATGGGTGTTCTTCGCGCAATGGAGCGCAAGGGCGTTAAGGTTTCTTTCTACAAACCAATCTCTCAACCACGTTCTGGTGGTGACCAACCTGATCTAACTTCAACTATCGTTGGTAAAAACAGCGATGTTAAGATCGGTCAACCTCTAGCGATGTCTGTTGCTGAAAACCTAATCGGTAACGACAACATGGACGAACTGCTAGAAACTGTTGTTGAGCGTTACAATCAGATCAACAACGATGCTGACGTAACACTTATCGAAGGTCTAGTACCAACGCGTAAGCACCCATTCGCTAACCAAGTGAACGCAGAAATTGCTGCAACACTTGGCGCAGAGATTGTACTTGTTGCAACTCCGGGTACTGACAACCCAGCGCAACTTAAAGAGCGTATCGAAGTAGCATGTTCTAACTTCGGCGGCACTAAGAACAAAAACATCTCTGGTGTTATCATCAACAAGCTTAACGCTCCAGTTGATGAAGCAGGCCGTACTCGCCCTGACCTATCTGAAATCTTCGACGATTCAGACAGCGCAAAACAGAGCGAATTAAAAGTGATGGAGATCTTCAACACTTCTCCTATTCGTGTTCTTGGTTGTGTGCCTTGGAGCATCGAACTAATTGCAACTCGTGCTGCAGATATGGCTTCTCACCTAAACGCAGAAATCGTTAACGAAGGTGAACTGAATACTCGTCGTATCAAGAGCATCACGTTCTGTGCGCGTTCACTGCCTCACATGATTGAGCACTTCAAGCCAGGTTCACTACTAGTAACTTCGGCTGACCGTCCTGACGTAATCGTTGCAGCAGCGCTTGCAGCAATGAACGGCGTTGAGATCGGTGCAGTACTTCTAACTGGCGGTTACGATATCCCTGCGGAAATCCAAGACCTAATCAAACCAGCTCTAGAAAGCGGCCTACCAATCTTCAAAGCACAAGGTAACACTTGGCAGACTTCTCTGAACCTACAAAGCTTCAGCCTAGAAGTTCCAGCTGACGATAAAGAGCGTATCGAGTTCATCAATGAACACGTTGCAGGCCACATCGACGGCAACTGGATCGAGTCTATGACTGAAGGTACTCAGAAGTCTCGTCGTCTAAGCCCACCTGCATTCCGTTACCAGCTAACTGAATTTGCTCGTAAAGCGGCTAAGCGTATCGTTCTTCCTGAAGGTGACGAACCACGTACAGTGAAAGCTGCGGCTATCTGTGCTGAGCGCGGTATCGCGGAATGTGTACTTCTAGGTAACCCTGAAGAGATCAAACGTGTTGCTGCACAGCAAGGCGTTGAGCTAGGTGCTGGCGTTAAGATCATCAACTCTGACGAAGTACGTGAAAACTACGTTGCTCGTCTAGTTGAACTACGTGGCGCGAAAGGTATGACTGAAGTTGTTGCTCGTGAGAAGCTACAAGATTCAGTATTCCTAGGCACAATGATGCTTGAGAACGACGAAGTTGACGGCCTAGTTTCTGGTGCTGTTCACACGACGGCGAACACTATCGTTCCTCCGTTCCAAATCATCAAGACTGCCCCTGATGCGTCTATCGTATCTTCTGTATTCTTCATGCTCCTACCTGACCAAGTACTGGTTTACGGTGACTGTGCGATCAACCCAGATCCAACAGCTGAGCAGCTTGCTGAAATCGCTATCCAATCTGCTGACTCTGCAGCGGCATTTGGTATCGAACCACGCGTTGCTATGATCTCTTACTCTACTGGTGAATCTGGTAAGGGTGCAGACGTAGATAAAGTACGTGAAGCGACGAAACTGGCTAAAGAGAAGCGTCCAGATCTAATCATCGACGGTCCTCTACAGTACGACGCAGCTATCATGGAAAACGTTGCCGCTTCTAAAGCGCCAAACTCTCCAGTAGCAGGTAAAGCGACAGTATTCGTATTCCCTGACCTAAACACGGGTAACACAACTTACAAAGCGGTACAACGTTCAGCAGACCTAGTATCTATCGGTCCAATGCTTCAAGGTATGCGCAAGCCAGTAAATGACCTGTCTCGCGGTGCTCTAGTTGACGATATCGTGTACACAGTTGCTCTAACGGCTATCCAAGCTGCCCAAGCAGATCAAGCTAAAGAAAAAGTGGTTAACTAA
- a CDS encoding acetate kinase yields MSKLVLVLNCGSSSLKFAVVDAETGAEHLTGLAECLGLPEARMKWKLDGKHEAQLGAGAAHVEALSFMVETILASKPELKANLGAIGHRIVHGGEQFTQSALITDDVLKGIEDAATFAPLHNPAHLIGIEAAKQNFPGLKNVAVFDTAFHQTMPSESYLYALPYNLYKEHGIRRYGMHGTSHLFITREVASLLNKPVEEVNIINCHLGNGASVCAIKNGKSVDTSMGLTPLEGLVMGTRCGDLDPAIIFHLHDALGYSVEEINNMLTKESGLAGLTEVTSDCRFVEDNYGEKEEATRAMDVFCHRLAKYVAGYTATLEGRLDAITFTGGIGENSGPIREMVLNRLGIFGIEVDGEANLKARFGGEGTITTANSRIPAMVISTNEELVIAEDTARLAGL; encoded by the coding sequence ATGTCTAAGCTAGTTTTAGTTTTAAACTGTGGTAGTTCTTCTCTTAAATTCGCAGTTGTTGATGCAGAAACAGGTGCAGAGCATCTAACTGGTCTTGCTGAGTGTCTAGGTCTTCCAGAAGCTCGTATGAAGTGGAAACTTGACGGCAAACACGAAGCACAACTAGGCGCGGGCGCAGCTCACGTAGAAGCACTATCTTTCATGGTAGAAACTATTCTTGCTTCTAAGCCAGAGCTTAAAGCTAACCTTGGCGCTATTGGTCACCGTATCGTACACGGTGGCGAGCAGTTCACTCAATCTGCACTGATCACAGATGACGTTCTTAAGGGTATTGAAGACGCTGCGACTTTTGCACCTCTTCACAACCCAGCTCACCTAATCGGTATCGAAGCGGCTAAACAGAACTTCCCAGGCCTTAAAAACGTTGCTGTATTTGACACAGCGTTCCACCAAACAATGCCTTCTGAGTCTTACCTATACGCTCTACCGTACAACCTATACAAAGAGCACGGCATCCGTCGTTACGGCATGCACGGTACTTCTCACCTATTCATCACTCGCGAAGTTGCAAGCCTATTAAACAAGCCAGTTGAAGAAGTTAACATCATCAACTGCCACCTAGGTAACGGCGCTTCTGTATGTGCAATCAAGAACGGTAAATCTGTAGACACTTCTATGGGTCTTACTCCTCTTGAAGGCCTTGTAATGGGTACTCGTTGTGGTGACCTAGACCCTGCAATCATCTTCCACCTGCACGACGCACTAGGTTACTCTGTTGAAGAAATCAACAACATGCTAACTAAAGAGTCTGGTCTTGCTGGTCTAACTGAAGTGACTTCTGACTGTCGTTTCGTTGAAGACAACTACGGTGAGAAAGAAGAAGCAACTCGTGCAATGGACGTGTTCTGTCACCGTCTAGCTAAGTACGTAGCTGGTTACACTGCAACTCTAGAGGGTCGTCTAGACGCAATCACTTTCACTGGCGGCATCGGCGAAAACTCTGGCCCAATCCGTGAAATGGTTCTAAACCGCCTAGGCATCTTCGGCATCGAAGTTGACGGTGAAGCTAACCTTAAAGCTCGTTTCGGCGGCGAAGGTACTATCACTACAGCTAACAGCCGTATCCCTGCAATGGTTATCTCTACTAACGAAGAGCTAGTGATTGCTGAAGACACTGCACGTCTAGCAGGTCTTTAA
- the oppF gene encoding murein tripeptide/oligopeptide ABC transporter ATP binding protein OppF, producing the protein MSVDKQLLLDIKDLKVHFSIAAKSAWPWAKPANLKAVDGVDIHLYEGETLGVVGESGCGKSTFARAIIGLVEATDGEVMWLGQDLTKMEEIQRRETRKEIQMIFQDPLASLNPRMSVGDIIAEPLETFYPELSKQEVKDRVKEMMAKVGLLPNVINRYPHEFSGGQCQRIGIARALILKPKMIICDEPVSALDVSIQAQVVNLLKELQKELGLSLVFIAHDLSVVKHISDRVLVMYLGNAVELGESDALFSDPKHPYTKALMSAVPIPDPRIERSKTIQMLEGDLPSPINPPSGCVFRTRCPQATEACAETKPKIQGNDVHAVSCLHVQV; encoded by the coding sequence ATGAGTGTAGATAAGCAATTACTGTTAGACATTAAAGATCTTAAGGTTCACTTTAGCATTGCTGCTAAATCTGCATGGCCTTGGGCTAAACCTGCTAATCTGAAAGCGGTTGATGGCGTTGATATCCACCTTTACGAAGGTGAGACGCTGGGCGTAGTAGGTGAGTCAGGTTGTGGTAAGTCAACATTTGCTCGTGCAATCATAGGTTTGGTTGAAGCAACGGACGGTGAAGTGATGTGGTTAGGTCAAGACCTAACGAAAATGGAAGAGATTCAACGTCGCGAAACTCGTAAAGAGATTCAGATGATTTTCCAAGATCCACTTGCATCGCTTAACCCGCGTATGTCGGTTGGTGACATCATTGCTGAGCCGCTAGAGACGTTCTACCCAGAGCTTTCTAAGCAGGAAGTCAAAGACCGTGTTAAAGAGATGATGGCGAAAGTAGGTCTACTACCAAACGTAATCAACCGTTACCCACACGAGTTCTCAGGCGGTCAGTGTCAGCGTATCGGTATCGCGCGTGCGCTTATCTTGAAGCCTAAGATGATCATCTGTGACGAACCGGTTTCGGCACTTGACGTATCTATTCAAGCGCAAGTTGTTAACCTTCTGAAAGAGCTACAAAAAGAGCTAGGTCTTTCGTTGGTATTTATCGCGCACGACTTATCAGTGGTTAAGCACATCTCTGACCGAGTATTGGTAATGTACTTAGGTAATGCGGTTGAGTTGGGTGAATCAGATGCACTGTTTTCTGATCCTAAACACCCATACACCAAAGCTCTGATGTCTGCGGTTCCAATCCCAGATCCGCGAATTGAACGCAGCAAAACTATCCAGATGCTGGAAGGTGATCTACCATCGCCTATCAACCCACCATCTGGTTGTGTGTTCCGTACTCGTTGCCCTCAAGCAACAGAGGCGTGTGCAGAAACAAAACCTAAGATTCAAGGTAACGACGTTCACGCGGTATCTTGTCTTCATGTTCAGGTTTAA
- a CDS encoding glutathione S-transferase family protein yields MGKLVEGVWHDVWYDTKSSNGKFVREDAGFRHWVENRTDAPFQPESGRYHLYVSLACPWAHRTLIFRELKGLSEHIDVTVVCPDMMSEGWQMGLPEPLFGHTRMHQIYTQAKPDYTGRVTVPVLWDKKTNTIVSNESSEIIRMFNSAFNDLTGNNDDYYSPALRHAIDEWNDFIYPNINNGVYRCGFATTQEAYEEAYEGLFSALDKVDAHLSKSRYLAGDTITEADWRLFTTLIRFDAVYVGHFKCNKQRIADYENIQGYLKELYQIEGIKETTDFYHIKRHYYYSHTGINPTQVVPKGPALDLDSPHGRG; encoded by the coding sequence ATGGGCAAATTAGTTGAAGGTGTTTGGCACGATGTCTGGTATGACACTAAGTCAAGCAATGGAAAGTTCGTTCGTGAAGATGCAGGTTTTCGTCACTGGGTAGAGAACCGTACAGACGCGCCGTTTCAACCTGAAAGTGGACGTTATCATCTGTATGTTTCACTGGCTTGCCCTTGGGCACATAGAACGCTTATTTTCCGTGAGCTTAAAGGCTTATCTGAACACATCGATGTCACCGTTGTGTGCCCTGACATGATGAGCGAAGGGTGGCAAATGGGGTTGCCTGAACCATTGTTTGGCCATACTCGAATGCATCAAATCTACACACAAGCTAAGCCGGATTATACTGGTCGCGTTACAGTGCCAGTTTTGTGGGATAAAAAAACCAATACCATCGTTAGCAACGAATCATCTGAGATCATTCGCATGTTCAACTCTGCGTTTAATGACTTAACAGGCAATAACGATGATTACTACTCACCTGCGCTTCGCCATGCGATCGATGAGTGGAACGATTTTATTTATCCTAACATCAATAATGGTGTTTATCGTTGTGGTTTTGCAACGACCCAAGAGGCTTATGAAGAAGCGTATGAAGGGCTATTTAGCGCACTAGATAAAGTGGATGCACACCTATCAAAAAGTCGTTATTTGGCTGGGGATACCATTACGGAAGCGGATTGGCGTCTGTTCACGACTTTGATTCGATTTGATGCCGTGTATGTGGGTCACTTCAAGTGTAATAAGCAGCGAATAGCGGACTACGAAAATATTCAGGGTTACCTAAAAGAGTTGTATCAGATCGAAGGCATCAAAGAGACGACGGATTTTTACCATATCAAGCGTCACTACTATTACAGTCACACCGGTATCAATCCTACTCAAGTTGTTCCCAAAGGACCCGCGCTAGATTTAGATTCGCCACATGGCCGAGGCTAG